The region GGGCCGCGCGGCGTCCACGCTCAGCCAGCGGCCCCCGGCGCGCGTGACCTGCGCGCCCAGCGCGGCGTTCCAGTCAGCAAGCGCCGCGCGGTATGCCCGGCGGGCCGCGTCGTCGAGCGTGACGGTCAGTTCCTCGTCGCCGTGCACGTCGAGCAGGCGGGTCACGCCGCGCCCCAGGCCTGCCGGGTCCAGTTCGAGCGGGTCGAGGACCTGCGCGGCCAGCACCTCCTGCCCCCGTGCGGGCAGTCCGGCGAGCGCGCCGGGCACCTGTTCGTGCAGGAAGTCCGACACGAGCACGGTCAGGGTGCCGCGCGGCGCGCGGGTCGCTGGGTGGGCCAGCGCGCCGGGCAGGCTGCCGCGCGCGCCGGGGCGGACCGCGCCCAGGAACCCCAGCAGGTGCGCGGCGCGGTTCACGCCCTGCAGCCAGCCGCTGGCCCGGGTGGTCTCAGCGGCGGTCACGACCTGCACGCGGTCCCCGCCGGACAGCGCCGTGAACGCCAGGGCCGCCGCGAGTCCCTGCGCCAGCCGCCACTTGCGCGGGTGCAGGCGCATGCCCGGCCCGGCGTCCAGCACGACCAGCACGGGCAGCTGCCCGGTCACGACGTACTCGCGCACGACCGGCTGCCCGGTGCGGGCCGTGACCGCCGCGTCCAGCGTGCGGATGTCGTCGCCGGGGCGGTAGGGGCGGTGCTCGGCGAAGTCCAGGCCCGCGCCGCGCGCGCGGGTGGGCCGCTCGCCCGCGCCGCCGCGCGCGTGGGCCGCGCCGCGGACCGTCAGGCGGCGGCGGGCGAGTTCCTGCTGTGCGGCGGGCGGGAACTCCATGCGTCAGCCGCCCTGCGCCCGCCATAGGTCGCGCAGCAGCGCGTCGCGGTCCACGCCGTCGGCCAAGCCCTCGAAGTTCAGGTGGAGGCGGTGGCGCAGGGCGGGCAGCAGCGCGTCGCCCACGTCCTGCGGCGCGACGTGCGCGCGGCCCGCGAGCAGCGCGTGGGCCTTGGCGGCCAGGATCAGCGCCTGCGTGCCGCGTGGGCTGACGCCGTAACTGACGTAGCGGCGCACGTCGGCGCTGCTCTCGGCGCGGGTGGGCTGCGTGGCGACCGTCAGGCGCGCGGCGGCCTGCACGACCTCCGGCGCGACCGGCATGGCCCGCACCGCCGCCTGCAGGTTCAGCAGCCCCTGTGGCCCGAGACGGGCATCGGCCTGCACGGCATGCGTGCCGGTCGTCTGCGTGACGATCCGCGCCAGGGTGTCCGCGTCGGGGTAGGGCACGTCCACCTTGAAGAAGAAGCGGTCCATCTGCGCCTCGGGCAGCAGGTAGGTGCCCTCCTGCTCGATGGGGTTCTGGGTGGCGAGCACGAAGAAGGGGCGCGGCAGGGCCCGCACGGTGCCCGCGACCGTCACGGTGCCCTCGCCCATCGCCTCGAGCAGCGCGGACTGCGTCTTGGGCGTGGCGCGGTTCACCTCGTCGGCCAGGAGCAGCTGAGCGAAGATCGGGCCCGGCTGGAAGGTCGGCGCGCCGCCCTGCGGGTTCAGGACCAGCGTGCCGGTGATGTCGGCGGGCATCAGGTCCGGCGTGAACTGCACGCGGCCCAGCTGCAGGCCGAACGCGTCGGCCAGGGTGCGGACCAGCAGGGTCTTGCCCATGCCGGGCGCGCCCTCC is a window of Deinococcus grandis DNA encoding:
- a CDS encoding DUF58 domain-containing protein, with the protein product MEFPPAAQQELARRRLTVRGAAHARGGAGERPTRARGAGLDFAEHRPYRPGDDIRTLDAAVTARTGQPVVREYVVTGQLPVLVVLDAGPGMRLHPRKWRLAQGLAAALAFTALSGGDRVQVVTAAETTRASGWLQGVNRAAHLLGFLGAVRPGARGSLPGALAHPATRAPRGTLTVLVSDFLHEQVPGALAGLPARGQEVLAAQVLDPLELDPAGLGRGVTRLLDVHGDEELTVTLDDAARRAYRAALADWNAALGAQVTRAGGRWLSVDAARPLEQVILRDLIARGVIR
- a CDS encoding AAA family ATPase; amino-acid sequence: MTQPDLPPSTATQPTSSQAAATQPAAQTGATLERLDALLRDLRAARDAVNRVVVGQETMTGQVLVALLAGGHVLLEGAPGMGKTLLVRTLADAFGLQLGRVQFTPDLMPADITGTLVLNPQGGAPTFQPGPIFAQLLLADEVNRATPKTQSALLEAMGEGTVTVAGTVRALPRPFFVLATQNPIEQEGTYLLPEAQMDRFFFKVDVPYPDADTLARIVTQTTGTHAVQADARLGPQGLLNLQAAVRAMPVAPEVVQAAARLTVATQPTRAESSADVRRYVSYGVSPRGTQALILAAKAHALLAGRAHVAPQDVGDALLPALRHRLHLNFEGLADGVDRDALLRDLWRAQGG